A genomic window from Sulfurimonas paralvinellae includes:
- the queF gene encoding preQ(1) synthase, whose protein sequence is MKYGEKIVSEFDVEKDLEIWPNEHEREYLIKMTLPEFSCLCPRSGYPDYATIYLEYTPDKWVVELKAIKLYINSFRERHISHENSANEIYGVLERKLKPKYMKVTADFNPRGNVHTVIEIDSSKMTK, encoded by the coding sequence ATGAAATATGGTGAGAAAATTGTGAGTGAATTTGATGTTGAAAAAGATTTGGAGATATGGCCGAATGAACATGAGAGAGAGTATCTCATAAAGATGACTCTGCCGGAGTTTTCCTGCCTCTGTCCAAGAAGCGGATATCCCGATTATGCGACAATATACCTTGAATATACACCGGATAAATGGGTGGTAGAGTTAAAAGCCATAAAACTTTACATTAATTCATTTCGTGAGAGACATATTTCACATGAGAACTCTGCCAATGAAATTTACGGAGTTTTAGAAAGAAAACTCAAACCAAAATATATGAAAGTAACGGCTGATTTTAATCCACGTGGGAACGTGCATACGGTTATAGAAATAGACAGCTCTAAAATGACAAAATAA
- the dnaA gene encoding chromosomal replication initiator protein DnaA, with protein sequence MNIGQEVLEALKDEITEIEYKRYIRHLQYDSKKSTGDLALFYAPNALVLNWIKNKYTEKIAHLFEIKTGSKVTVRITLKNTTERRKSKKVVEAKQNSSLLNPSHSFDNFMVGGSNQFAYAAVKSASENPGKVYNPLFIYGGVGLGKTHLMQAAGNVLQNEGKVVIYTTVEQFLNDFIRHVRNKTMERFQEKYRKCDVLLIDDIQFLSNKEGIQEEFFHTFEALKGAGKQIILTADKHPKKIGGLEARLQSRFEWGLVADIQPPELETKIAIIKKKCEINKVKLSEDIVNYIATVIESNVREIEGILSKLHAYSQLMHVDIDLKFTKNVLKDQMNENRENLTMDKITQVVAKDLNIKPSEIRSKGRSKNIVYARRISIYICRELTQNTMPQLAQYFGMKDHTAISHTIKKINDLIKDDEDFRVKIEELSNKITASS encoded by the coding sequence GTGAATATAGGTCAAGAAGTTTTAGAAGCGCTCAAAGATGAGATTACTGAGATAGAATATAAACGTTATATCAGACATCTACAGTATGACAGTAAAAAATCTACAGGTGATTTGGCTCTTTTTTATGCCCCAAATGCACTGGTACTTAACTGGATCAAAAATAAATATACAGAAAAGATCGCCCATCTCTTTGAGATAAAGACAGGTTCAAAGGTCACTGTTCGTATCACACTGAAAAATACGACTGAAAGAAGAAAGAGTAAAAAAGTTGTAGAAGCAAAACAAAACTCTTCGCTTCTCAATCCTTCACACTCTTTTGATAACTTCATGGTAGGCGGCTCGAACCAGTTTGCCTATGCCGCTGTGAAAAGTGCCAGTGAAAACCCTGGGAAAGTATATAATCCTCTCTTTATCTATGGTGGCGTCGGTCTTGGAAAGACTCACCTCATGCAAGCAGCTGGAAACGTACTGCAAAACGAAGGGAAAGTCGTTATCTATACTACAGTCGAGCAGTTCTTAAATGACTTCATTCGTCATGTTCGTAACAAAACAATGGAACGTTTTCAAGAAAAATATAGAAAATGCGATGTCCTGCTTATCGATGATATTCAGTTTCTCTCAAATAAAGAGGGTATACAAGAGGAGTTCTTTCACACTTTTGAAGCACTCAAAGGCGCCGGCAAGCAGATCATACTCACAGCAGACAAACATCCTAAAAAGATAGGCGGTCTTGAAGCACGGCTCCAAAGCCGTTTTGAGTGGGGACTTGTTGCTGATATCCAACCGCCGGAACTTGAGACGAAAATAGCCATCATCAAGAAAAAATGTGAGATTAACAAAGTGAAACTTTCTGAAGATATCGTCAATTATATTGCAACGGTCATTGAGAGCAATGTCCGTGAGATAGAGGGGATACTTTCAAAACTTCATGCCTATTCACAACTGATGCATGTCGATATCGATCTCAAATTCACAAAGAATGTCCTCAAAGATCAAATGAATGAAAATCGTGAAAATCTCACAATGGATAAGATCACTCAGGTCGTTGCAAAGGATCTTAACATCAAACCAAGTGAAATTCGTTCAAAAGGAAGAAGTAAAAATATCGTTTATGCCCGTCGTATATCCATCTATATCTGCCGAGAGCTCACACAAAATACTATGCCCCAACTTGCTCAGTACTTTGGTATGAAAGACCATACAGCTATCAGTCATACTATTAAAAAAATCAATGATCTTATCAAAGATGATGAAGATTTTAGAGTAAAAATTGAAGAATTGAGCAATAAAATAACAGCATCTTCTTAG
- the dnaN gene encoding DNA polymerase III subunit beta: MKINISKSVIENILVHAGPFLEKKDTSQITSHVYLNASHSKLTVKATDYEIGFCVTTDNVNITKEGSITANGKKFLDIVRILKEGDITLEVIRDTLHISQGSSNFKLPTFSYNEFPEFPNYENKARISIDSHTLIESLKKITPAIDTNNPKFELNGALIDIKTDVINFAATDTRRLAVVTVQNQSDKELSIIIPKKAIIEIQKLFFDNIELYYDETNLIIHSEQYTFFTKLINGKFPEYSRIIPKETAHNLLLPKAVMIDAIKQITTISTDVKISFLNDTITFESLSDDNIEAKTEITFTTNFTEKFSIAINSRYLLDFLNSINTSEFTIGLNEGNLPFILRDENFITVVMPIVI; encoded by the coding sequence ATGAAGATTAATATATCTAAATCTGTCATAGAAAACATATTAGTCCATGCTGGACCTTTTCTAGAAAAAAAAGATACTTCACAAATCACATCACATGTCTATCTCAATGCTTCTCATTCAAAATTGACTGTTAAAGCCACAGATTATGAAATAGGTTTTTGTGTTACAACAGACAATGTCAATATTACCAAAGAAGGAAGTATCACTGCAAACGGTAAAAAATTTCTCGATATAGTCAGAATATTAAAAGAGGGAGATATAACTCTTGAAGTAATCAGAGATACACTTCATATATCTCAAGGAAGTTCCAACTTCAAACTGCCTACATTTTCATATAACGAATTTCCTGAATTTCCAAACTATGAAAATAAAGCACGAATATCTATAGATTCGCATACGCTCATAGAATCACTTAAAAAAATTACACCTGCCATTGATACAAATAACCCTAAATTTGAACTTAACGGTGCATTGATAGACATTAAAACCGATGTTATCAATTTTGCTGCTACAGATACAAGACGCTTAGCTGTAGTAACTGTGCAAAATCAAAGTGACAAAGAACTTTCCATCATCATTCCTAAAAAAGCGATCATTGAAATACAAAAACTTTTCTTTGACAATATCGAACTTTACTATGATGAAACAAATCTTATTATCCACTCTGAGCAATATACATTCTTTACAAAACTCATCAATGGTAAATTTCCTGAATATTCACGAATCATTCCAAAAGAGACAGCGCATAATCTGCTTCTTCCAAAAGCAGTAATGATAGATGCAATTAAACAGATAACGACAATATCTACAGATGTAAAAATCTCATTTTTAAATGACACTATTACTTTTGAAAGTTTAAGTGACGATAATATTGAAGCAAAAACAGAGATAACATTTACAACAAATTTCACAGAAAAATTTTCAATCGCCATCAATTCAAGATATCTCCTAGACTTTTTAAATTCTATTAACACTTCAGAGTTTACAATAGGACTCAATGAAGGGAATCTTCCATTTATTCTTCGTGATGAAAACTTCATTACAGTTGTCATGCCAATAGTCATTTAA
- the gyrB gene encoding DNA topoisomerase (ATP-hydrolyzing) subunit B, with translation MEQNYGASNIKVLKGLEAVRKRPGMYIGDTGHRGLHHLVYEVIDNSIDEAMAGYCNTITVTLTKRGTCIVSDNGRGIPTDMHPTENMSAATVVLTVLHAGGKFDKDTYKVSGGLHGVGVSVVNALSADLHMTIYRDGKIHEQDFKMGIPQGPLEITGTTRKTGTTIEFAADPSIFTETVTFEYDYLAKRFKELAYLNPFITIKFNDERTDKKEVYHFEGGIAQYVSDMNKKQTVANVYSFSGKADDIEFDIALMYNDSYEEKLASFVNNIRTPNGGTHEAGFRAGLTRVISNYNAKNGAAKEKDVKISGDDVKEGLIAIVSVRVPEPQFEGQTKGKLGNTYVRPLIQKATGEALNKYFEENPLEAKAVVQKALMAARGREAAKKARELTRRKDSMSVGTLPGKLADCQSKDASICELYLVEGDSAGGSAKMGRDRVFQAILPLKGKILNVEKARLEKILKSDEITNMITAMGCGIGEEYNEEKLRYHKIIIMTDADVDGSHIQTLLLTFFFRYFRDIVEKGYLYLAQPPLYRYTKGKKKEIYFKDDRAMNDYLIDNGVESLEVDGIGHDDLVAYFRMVDHYAASLEALERRYALVKLIRHFVENPDLISLGAKEMFEEIKKFLESINNNILTYTINEESNEIHLFVQTEGGMEELLINDELFAAPHFAEASFVYNKIKEWDISFDKDFIEVLEDVKEYAKKGAYIQRYKGLGEMNPEQLWETTMTPENRVLLQINIDDAEAASDAFTLFMGDEVEPRRNYIETHAKDVKHLDV, from the coding sequence ATGGAACAAAATTACGGTGCTAGTAATATTAAAGTCCTCAAAGGTTTAGAGGCAGTTCGTAAACGTCCTGGTATGTATATTGGAGATACGGGACATCGCGGTCTCCACCACTTAGTTTATGAAGTCATTGACAACTCAATAGATGAAGCGATGGCAGGGTATTGTAATACTATTACAGTAACACTTACAAAACGGGGTACCTGTATTGTAAGTGATAATGGTCGCGGTATTCCTACTGATATGCACCCGACAGAAAACATGAGCGCGGCAACCGTTGTTTTAACCGTTCTTCATGCCGGTGGTAAATTTGATAAAGATACTTATAAAGTTTCCGGAGGACTCCATGGGGTTGGTGTTTCAGTTGTAAATGCACTCTCAGCTGATCTGCATATGACTATTTATCGTGATGGAAAGATCCATGAACAAGATTTCAAGATGGGTATTCCTCAAGGTCCTCTTGAAATAACGGGAACGACTCGTAAAACAGGAACCACTATTGAATTTGCAGCTGATCCTTCCATCTTTACAGAAACAGTAACGTTCGAATATGATTATCTTGCAAAAAGATTTAAAGAACTTGCATATCTTAACCCATTTATAACCATAAAATTCAATGATGAAAGAACGGATAAAAAAGAAGTCTATCACTTTGAAGGCGGAATTGCACAGTATGTAAGCGATATGAATAAAAAACAAACTGTTGCTAATGTTTACAGTTTCAGTGGAAAAGCAGATGATATAGAGTTTGATATAGCACTGATGTATAATGACTCCTATGAAGAAAAACTTGCTTCTTTTGTTAATAATATTCGTACTCCAAACGGTGGAACACATGAAGCAGGTTTTCGTGCCGGATTAACCCGTGTCATCTCAAACTATAATGCTAAAAACGGTGCTGCAAAAGAAAAAGATGTCAAAATCTCCGGTGATGATGTTAAAGAAGGTCTTATTGCCATTGTTTCGGTGCGTGTACCTGAGCCTCAGTTCGAAGGTCAAACAAAAGGAAAACTTGGAAATACTTATGTTCGCCCGTTGATTCAAAAAGCAACAGGTGAAGCTTTAAATAAATATTTTGAAGAAAATCCGTTAGAGGCCAAAGCTGTTGTTCAAAAAGCATTGATGGCAGCCCGTGGCCGTGAAGCGGCGAAAAAAGCGCGTGAGCTTACGCGTAGAAAAGATTCTATGAGTGTTGGAACACTTCCTGGTAAACTTGCCGATTGTCAAAGTAAAGATGCAAGCATCTGTGAACTTTACCTGGTGGAAGGGGATTCTGCAGGCGGTTCTGCAAAAATGGGCCGTGACAGAGTATTCCAGGCAATTCTGCCACTCAAGGGTAAGATTTTAAATGTTGAAAAAGCGCGTTTGGAGAAGATTTTAAAATCTGATGAGATCACGAATATGATTACGGCAATGGGTTGTGGGATAGGTGAAGAGTATAACGAAGAGAAACTCCGTTATCACAAGATTATCATCATGACCGATGCCGATGTCGATGGTAGTCACATTCAGACACTCCTGCTAACGTTCTTTTTTCGTTATTTTAGAGATATCGTTGAAAAAGGGTACCTCTATCTTGCACAACCGCCGCTTTACCGTTATACAAAAGGTAAGAAAAAAGAGATCTATTTTAAAGATGACAGAGCGATGAACGATTATCTTATAGATAATGGTGTAGAATCATTGGAAGTGGATGGAATTGGACATGACGATCTTGTTGCATACTTCAGAATGGTTGATCATTATGCGGCATCACTTGAAGCACTGGAGCGTCGTTATGCTCTTGTAAAACTCATTCGTCATTTTGTTGAAAATCCGGATCTTATCTCTCTTGGAGCGAAAGAGATGTTTGAAGAGATCAAGAAATTTTTGGAATCTATCAATAACAATATTCTTACATACACTATCAATGAAGAGTCAAATGAGATTCATCTTTTTGTTCAAACAGAGGGTGGGATGGAAGAGTTGCTTATAAATGATGAGCTTTTTGCCGCACCGCATTTTGCAGAAGCATCATTTGTCTACAACAAGATCAAAGAGTGGGATATCTCCTTTGATAAAGATTTCATAGAAGTTCTTGAAGATGTCAAAGAGTATGCGAAAAAAGGTGCTTATATCCAACGTTACAAAGGTCTTGGTGAGATGAATCCTGAACAGCTTTGGGAAACAACGATGACACCGGAAAACCGTGTACTTTTACAGATCAATATAGATGATGCCGAAGCTGCATCGGATGCTTTTACACTCTTTATGGGTGATGAAGTTGAACCACGTCGAAATTATATTGAAACACATGCAAAAGATGTAAAACACTTAGACGTTTAG
- a CDS encoding EAL domain-containing protein: MLLPETKEREYRFRLALRIGLPIFALIIAFISHTLITNYQNLHSSFFIEATLIILVSIYFIFYLIYNGFSVKITDDVTKTFTREYLYEYLQKEIKDKKEYTLILISIDNLNDINKLYGIKNGDKILREVALWIAEYLKKEGIDNFPMGHIKGGDFILALEGPKAKYSTILELMCLKSSELKIGDIEVKISGAITDTSYSRELDYLIENLFELVEKRKNSKQKDSDDEMNPNELESIIINALHNRDLIVMSQDIFENEEVVFHECFVKLKANNTKVIYPKTYLKVINKLGLGSEFDLAVLETVLQKCKDEDRFFALNILPTSLRNEKFLSRAKELLREHKTKLMFVLYEAEYYSYTSRYNSIINSLKDLGVSFAIDRVASIHTSFLYLRELDIDVIRFDTYYSNAEKLEKNRSIIEGFNLMAHEKGVKSWIKNIEDEKTYELCKEIGIDYMQGKQLALLQEIKN; encoded by the coding sequence ATGTTATTACCTGAAACAAAAGAGAGGGAGTACCGATTTCGATTGGCACTTCGTATCGGCCTTCCTATCTTTGCTCTTATTATCGCTTTTATATCTCATACACTGATAACAAATTATCAAAATTTACACAGCTCTTTTTTTATTGAAGCAACTCTTATTATTTTAGTCAGTATCTATTTTATTTTTTATCTTATTTATAACGGTTTCAGCGTTAAAATTACTGATGATGTGACAAAAACTTTTACACGTGAATATCTTTATGAATATCTTCAAAAGGAGATAAAAGATAAAAAAGAGTACACGCTGATTCTCATCAGTATAGATAATCTCAATGATATCAATAAACTCTATGGAATTAAAAACGGTGACAAGATACTGCGTGAGGTAGCCTTATGGATAGCTGAGTACCTTAAAAAAGAGGGGATAGATAATTTTCCGATGGGTCATATAAAAGGTGGAGATTTTATTTTGGCCCTAGAGGGTCCAAAAGCTAAATATTCCACTATTTTGGAGTTGATGTGTCTTAAATCGAGTGAATTAAAGATAGGAGATATCGAGGTTAAAATATCGGGTGCCATTACTGATACAAGCTACTCACGCGAACTTGATTACCTTATTGAGAATCTTTTTGAACTCGTAGAGAAGAGAAAAAACTCTAAACAAAAAGATAGTGATGATGAAATGAATCCAAATGAATTGGAATCCATTATTATCAATGCACTTCATAACAGAGACCTTATTGTTATGTCACAGGATATTTTTGAAAATGAAGAAGTGGTTTTTCATGAATGTTTTGTCAAACTTAAAGCAAACAACACAAAAGTCATCTATCCCAAAACATATCTCAAAGTGATAAACAAACTGGGACTCGGGAGTGAGTTTGATCTTGCTGTTTTAGAAACAGTTTTACAAAAATGTAAAGATGAAGATAGGTTTTTCGCGCTTAATATTCTGCCGACATCGCTCAGAAACGAAAAGTTCTTATCACGTGCGAAAGAACTTCTTCGTGAGCATAAAACAAAACTCATGTTTGTTTTATATGAAGCGGAGTACTACTCATATACAAGCAGATACAACTCTATTATAAACAGTTTAAAAGATCTTGGTGTCTCTTTTGCGATTGACAGGGTTGCATCGATACATACAAGCTTCTTGTATCTGCGTGAGCTTGACATTGATGTTATCCGTTTTGATACCTACTACTCCAATGCAGAAAAGTTAGAGAAAAATCGTAGTATAATTGAAGGTTTTAATCTTATGGCACATGAAAAAGGAGTAAAATCCTGGATCAAGAACATAGAAGATGAAAAGACTTATGAGTTATGTAAAGAAATAGGCATAGATTATATGCAGGGAAAACAACTTGCCCTGTTGCAAGAGATAAAAAACTAG